A single genomic interval of Rhododendron vialii isolate Sample 1 chromosome 3a, ASM3025357v1 harbors:
- the LOC131320036 gene encoding stress-response A/B barrel domain-containing protein UP3, translated as MMVSKLCLTHFLSPPPHLSLSSLSHLPLLRRSSFKMSSTTTTTPQIVEHFVLFKVKPDTDPSNITAMIDNLAALSSLDQVAHLSSGPLLRTRSSPFPPFTHLLHSRYKSKHDLDAYSAHPSHVRVVTEHVKPICDDIMAVDWATCDLPGPVAPPPGSAMRVTFLKLKEGVGENEKARVLDVIGGIKGVFPAIEQISFGENFSMGRAKGFSIGSLAILPGLSELEAMDSDLERAGLEKDKVRDLIESVIVLDYVVPQQQSASL; from the coding sequence ATGATGGTATCAAAGCTGTGTCTCACCCACTTCTTATCCCCTCctccccacctctctctctcctccctctctcaccTCCCCCTCCTCCGCCGCTCCTCCTTCAAAATGTCATCAACAACAACCACCACCCCACAAATCGTCGAACACTTCGTCCTCTTCAAAGTCAAACCCGACACCGACCCATCCAACATCACCGCCATGATCGACAACCTCGCCGCCCTCTCCTCCCTCGACCAGGTCGCCCACCTCTCCTCCGGCCCGCTCCTCCGCACCCGATCCTCCCCCTTCCCCCCCTTCACCCACCTCCTCCACAGCCGATACAAATCCAAACACGACCTCGACGCCTACTCCGCCCACCCCAGCCACGTCCGCGTCGTGACCGAACACGTCAAGCCCATCTGCGACGACATCATGGCCGTCGATTGGGCCACCTGTGATTTGCCAGGCCCGGTGGCCCCGCCGCCCGGGTCGGCCATGAGGGTGACGTTTTTGAAGTTGAAAGAAGGGGTGGGGGAAAACGAGAAAGCTAGGGTCTTGGACGTGATCGGGGGGATCAAGGGGGTTTTTCCGGCGATCGAGCAGATTAGTTTCGGGGAGAATTTCTCGATGGGGCGGGCGAAGGGGTTCTCGATCGGGTCGCTTGCAATTTTGCCCGGGTTGAGTGAGCTGGAGGCGATGGATTCGGATTTGGAGCGGGCGGGTTTGGAGAAGGATAAGGTTAGGGATTTGATTGAGAGCGTGATTGTGCTGGATTATGTGGTTCCGCAGCAGCAGAGTGCTAGTCTTTGA
- the LOC131320037 gene encoding protein ELF4-LIKE 4-like, which produces MDGDPFSGFGNGTQLDGKVLQTFQKSFVQVQDILDQNRLLINEINQNHESKIPDNLSRNVGLIRELNNNIRRVVHLYSDLSTSFTKSMDNSSEGDSSGLKSDGKAGHKRNRPG; this is translated from the coding sequence ATGGATGGGGACCCATTTTCTGGGTTTGGAAATGGTACACAGCTAGATGGGAAGGTGTTGCAGACGTTTCAGAAGAGCTTTGTTCAAGTTCAGGacattttggatcaaaacaggCTATTAATCAATGAGATCAACCAAAACCATGAGTCCAAAATCCCAGACAATCTCAGCAGGAACGTGGGCCTGATCAGAGAGCTCAACAACAACATCAGGAGAGTGGTTCACCTCTACTCGGATCTTTCCACTTCTTTCACCAAATCCATGGATAACTCCTCCGAGGGGGACTCGAGCGGTCTGAAATCGGACGGGAAAGCCGGACACAAGAGGAATAGGCCTGGGTAA